In a single window of the Solea senegalensis isolate Sse05_10M linkage group LG1, IFAPA_SoseM_1, whole genome shotgun sequence genome:
- the erich2 gene encoding glutamate-rich protein 2 isoform X2, with protein sequence MSWKQERAELAAAPEEKNSASARPSDVAEKGGKTRAPPPVQSPQSHEVKKDEEEDRDLKAPLDLLIKFLAAVTDRDFESAHQLCQMILIYEPDNPEASEFLPLIHRKLLEEREAEQSCEEDDGKKDDCDDDDDDDSGSSSHSSPSSDDDDVVEEEEMCMNGHEPCPPS encoded by the exons ATGAGCTG GAAGCAGGAACGAGCAGAATTGGCTGCAGcaccagaagaaaaaaactcagCGAGTGCTCGGCCTTCGGATGTGGCAGAAAAAG GAGGAAAGACACGTGCTCCTCCACCAGTTCAATCTCCCCAATCACACGAGGTGAAGaaggacgaagaggaggacagagaccTCAAGGCTCCTTTGGACCTCCTAATCAAA TTCCTCGCAGCTGTGACGGACAGAGACTTTGAGTCGGCCCACCAGCTGTGTCAGATGA TTCTCATCTACGAGCCAGACAATCCCGAGGCCTCCGAGTTTCTCCCGCTGATCCACAGGAAGCTGCTGGAGG AGCGAGAGGCCGAGCAGAGCTGCGAGGAAGATGACGGGAAAAAggatgattgtgatgatgatgatgatgacgactcTGGAAGCTCAAGCCACTCTTCACCAtcttctgatgatgatgatgttgttgaagaagaagaaatgtgcaTGAACGGACACGAGCCATGTCCTCCTTCTTAG
- the erich2 gene encoding glutamate-rich protein 2 isoform X1 — MSWKQERAELAAAPEEKNSASARPSDVAEKGGKTRAPPPVQSPQSHEVKKDEEEDRDLKAPLDLLIKFLAAVTDRDFESAHQLCQMILIYEPDNPEASEFLPLIHRKLLEGESPYTCTHTQANCTPSKHTDRLPFPPEREAEQSCEEDDGKKDDCDDDDDDDSGSSSHSSPSSDDDDVVEEEEMCMNGHEPCPPS; from the exons ATGAGCTG GAAGCAGGAACGAGCAGAATTGGCTGCAGcaccagaagaaaaaaactcagCGAGTGCTCGGCCTTCGGATGTGGCAGAAAAAG GAGGAAAGACACGTGCTCCTCCACCAGTTCAATCTCCCCAATCACACGAGGTGAAGaaggacgaagaggaggacagagaccTCAAGGCTCCTTTGGACCTCCTAATCAAA TTCCTCGCAGCTGTGACGGACAGAGACTTTGAGTCGGCCCACCAGCTGTGTCAGATGA TTCTCATCTACGAGCCAGACAATCCCGAGGCCTCCGAGTTTCTCCCGCTGATCCACAGGAAGCTGCTGGAGGGTGAGTCTCCctacacctgcacacacacacaagcaaactgCACTCCATCAAAACACACCGACCGTCTTCCGTTTCCCCCAGAGCGAGAGGCCGAGCAGAGCTGCGAGGAAGATGACGGGAAAAAggatgattgtgatgatgatgatgatgacgactcTGGAAGCTCAAGCCACTCTTCACCAtcttctgatgatgatgatgttgttgaagaagaagaaatgtgcaTGAACGGACACGAGCCATGTCCTCCTTCTTAG